The Podospora bellae-mahoneyi strain CBS 112042 chromosome 7, whole genome shotgun sequence genomic sequence GCGTCAGTCGCGTCGGTCATATCAACGTCGGCCATGGTTGTTTGTCGTCGTTTTGCGAAACGGGGTCGAAGTGGTGGACAAGTtcgtgttttgttttctgaAATCTGCGATGCGGGGGGAAAGTTTGGTCTGCCTTCGCTGGTTGTGCTGAAATCGCAGCTACCAGGCAGCGTTGGTCAGTCTCCGCTTTGGCTTGTTATTGGTGCAGGAGAGGCGGCAGAAAGGTGTTAGGCTTATTATGACATCAACCACGAACCAGAGGCAAGTAATCTCCTTGAGAATATCTTATCAAAAACTAACAACCTCTTTCCCCCACGATCTAGTGAAAGACTCGCTCTTCCAAGAGCGCCTGGTAAATCCAAATCCACCAGGCAACTGCGTGTCGCAGCCGCCGTCGGGCTGAGTTGACAGCCCCGCCACAACCCCGCGCCGACTGATGTGTCAGGCTGGATAAATGCATACCAACCAGGATCATTGCATAGAGGCCCCGTATGATGCAAATCATGCAGTGCGCTAGAAACCGGGACTTTCTCTTGCCGTCTCGCAACGATGGGCCCTGGCGGATACCACCCTAATAAATACATTGAACGCTTCACTGGCAGAGACGTCATGATCCAGATCATCCATCTACATTGGGCTTGAAGCAGAGGAGAATCATAACGACTTGTCCTGTTGGTTTGGGCTGTTGGGCTGCCTGAACAAACACCTGAACTGAGGCCTACCAAGCAATGCTGGGCAGAGCGAGCTTGGCAGCTGGGACAAAGACGGGAGCAAGTGGGCAGTTGGGGGCAGTCACAGCCACTCTCTCTGCGTTCAGCATTCCATCAGCCAAGAAATGGTCCCTCTTGGGTGGTCATCCTGTTAACCGTCGCAATGAATGATAAGGGTTTCAAGTTCTTGAGAGTTAATCCAAGCCATGTGAGCCCGGGCAGTTTGAGTTttaaggtttttttttttttttctttttttttttttgcgagAGCCTCAAGGGGTCTAGTAGACAATTAAACGCACAAAATGAAGGGTTTGATGGCGAGTAAGTTGGCCAGGAGCAATGCTGCTCCCTCATTGGACCTCTTGCAGGAGTGAATGCGGTTCGCGGTTACAGGAAAGGGCGCGCGGGCCAAGTGCACGATGGAATTCAGGCCTGGCTGCCAGGTCAGCCTGCCCGATCGGCGACAGCATTAAATATGCGGTATCCTAGGGAAGCCCCAGCTACTTGACTCCTCCCGCCTCCATCGCGATTCTCTTTCCTACCACAATAAACAAACCCCTCAAAAAACACCCCAAAAACAAGATGCGCAGAGAAGCGACCGCCGAAAAATTCATCATTGCCAATTCCAGTAGTCTTACCGAGTCATCAACAAGGACCAGCGCTCCATTTGCCCTCCGATCAACCGTCACGTCGACGTTGTCGAGCAGAGTCGTTCCCCGCCCGCCCATCCCATAAATCGTCACTTGGAGCACGCAAGTCACAGAACCTCTGCGCGCCACCCGCAAACGGTCTATCTAACCTTGAGGTTATCGCTTTCTGATCGACTATAAATCCCTCTTTCCCATCTCTACCCGCGGGACTTTCTCTTACCACTATgctgcagcagcaacaacgacaaccgCACGAACAACTGCGTGCTAAGCACACTCCAGGGAGACGGCGACCAAAGCGCCCGGGGAACTCTCCCGCCCTCAAAAACTATGCTTCGGAAAACGATGTGCCTAGCGATGCGTGCGCACCGGTTGACCTCGGCATTCCGCTGACGCCACAGAAATCTGTGTCAAACAGCCCTGCACCCGTCTCGTCGTCGCAAGCGCAACCCAATCAATCCGGCAAGCCCAAAGGTCGCACTGCGAACAACAAGCCGCGCCCAAAGTCAGGCCCTTCGACATCGCCTGTTCCAGCCAGGCATGGTCGCAACTCTCCTCCCGAGTCGGCTCCCGCAAAGGCCGCGGGCCTCCCTGCTGCGTATGCTGGTGCAACATTTCATGCGTCGCCGGCTCCTGCTTCCCTCCCGATTCCCAGTTTTCTCGCTGCCAAGGCCTTGGATTCGCCCGGTATTAAGGACACCGGCCGTGTCAGTTCAGAGCCTTCGCCTCCTGCCACCGATACCGAGGCTTCTACCCCTCGACAGAGGATCATGAGCGCTGAAATCACACGAGAAGAATCGCCGCttgatttcttttttaaGGCTCACAGAGCTGAAAAGGAGAGCGAGGCCCGCAGGGCGAGCACGGCAAATATCTCGATTCCTCCATCTAGCATGTATTCGCCACCAGCCCAGCCGCAATCTCCTTTGGCCCCTAGGACAGTCCCGAACGGCATTGATGCCCGTCGTCACCAGCGACCAGTATATCAGCGGAATGGATCAAGCGGAATTTCAACTTCGGAGTTGGACGGCAACCCAAGAGCCCCCATTGGACCAGCCTTCTCGACACCTTATAACGACAGGCTTCGGGCAGCAGGACGCATCAATGAAAAGCAGGCCAACTCTCCACAGAGGACTTttcatcagcagcaacagttCGCCCCTCCACAACAGTCATCGCCGGCAGATGCCACAGAGAGGCTCAAACAGTATCTTGCCATTGGTTCTCAACCACCGATCAAGTTGGATTTCACCAAAGCATCATCCCAACCCAAAAATCAAGCTCCTCCCAAGCCAATCACTTTGGAGTACACCCGCTCGGGCCCGGCACCCGACATTCCCAGGCAGTACCCCGTTGCCGGGTATGCTAGACCTGAGTACAGCCGACCGGCAGACCTTGTGGACGCAGAAGATCATCTTCGTCGTGTGTTGAAGATTGACGGACTGAATCTAGGAGGAGCGCGCCTTCCAACAAATTATCAGAGCTCCTAAGTTCTGGTGCAAATATGCAACGGAACGCCATTTCTTGGCAAGATCCTGCATTAAGGCAGGGCATCTCATCTGTTTCATTTACCTTTTCCATGTTATTGGTTTTGTTACCTCTCTCCATTCTGGGCGTTTAGGGTATTTGTTTTTCTACGACACCAGGCACGGCATGGCGATCACGATTTATTTCAGGGCTTTCAGTGCGATACGGTGGCGGACTTGGTCTCCTGGGCGAAGGGGTACGGCGGCTCGTCACAGGGTTCTGGGGTTCTTTTTACTATCATGATTCGGATATGGTGGGTCCCTTGGGAGTTGATTTTTCATTCATTTTCAGGAGCAATCGTCTGGATTTCTGGCATCATTATCTTTGATCAGAAGGAGTCACTTTGactttccttttcctcacCCCTTTTGATGCCGAGTTTTTGAGGCGAACAACAAACGGGTTGCTTATcagttgaagaagaaagacgTTATAGATTTCTTTCCTATCTACGGCTAACTTCTACTACGATACaccgagggcggcgaggatggcatTGGGACTTTCTCTTTTTAGGGATGGGTTTCTCCGGGTTTTTCTCAAACCACATTGGCAGGCGAGCATGGCGGGCATCTTTCGATTCAAGACGGGGGTTGGGATTTGGAAAACGGATGGTTTCCCGAATGGGAACAAACGAGGCTTTGTTTGTGCCTCTGCCAAGTTCCTGCCCCGCGCTTCTCGAATCTACCACGATCAACGACGACAAtgtcatctcatcatcatcattcgcTTCTTTTACTGTTCATCCACAtacatcaccaacccacgACGATACCACGTTGTATCCAGCCAGCAAAGCCAGCAAAGCGAACCATCATTcaatctttttttatatctctctttcctcctcttcggttCATCGTTGTTTCATTCGAAACATGGGAGTTCATGAAAAGGGGGGCGGACGGGACCTGCCTTACCACCTGACCTCAtcagttttttttttgaggtGAAGCActtgggttgttgtttttttatCAAAATGATACCCCACTTCTGCACTCAACCAACCCGGGAAATTTTTCActggcttttttttcttcttctctttttggtCAAATATTGGGTGGGAAGCTTTGTGCTTATTTTTGCTgactctttttttttttttttttttttgcttttgtggTTAAAGGGAGTTTTGTTTGGCGGAAGATTAAGTTTCTCTGTCCTGTTTACTACTAATacaggtggtggttggcggcgagggtgggaaTTGCTACTGTTGTTTTTTTCCAGGAGTGTgtaggggaggggggtgtttaAGGCGCCAAGCGGCGGGGTGTCTTTCAAATTagggttgagggtgggaATGAATGATGACTGGGAGGAATGGGAGAGGAACTCGATGGGGAAGATGGTATGGATGGTTGAGTGGATAGGTGGTGGGTGTAGGATGGAGGAgttgcggtggtgatgatgacgatgattttGGATGGCGCTTTTGCTCTCTGCCGAGGGTGAGAAGACTTGGCGGGCCTTATGGGTGAGGATAGTTGAACGATGGACGATGGCCAGATGTGGGATATGGTGTAGCTTTATGGGGAGGGGTTATAGGGGTCTGCACAAGAgtaggtggtggagatgatgaagaagtgGGTGAGTGaacgagcaagaagaggcagaagaaggggaatGGCCAGGGAGGTGTGCAGAGATGGGGAGTGAAGAAGATCCGCAAGATGACGGGGGGGCAGGATGGCAAGGGGTACGGACACACAAAAAACGAACGACTAACCGATCTCTCTCGAATATGGTTATTCTATCACACGATTACCTCGCGCTTTTCATGGGCAAATGCAACGTACTCGCTGATCAAGCGGAAACtcttgggggagggtgagttggagagaagagaaaacgaaagaaaaaaactttTTTGGAGGGAAATATATGGTGGGAGGATAACGCATGGACAAGAGAACCAGTTATTAGCAGACATAGTTTCGTGAAATGTCAGCAGCCATCATATTTTTTCCGCTATTTTTGCTGTTttccgaaggggaggaggaactgTGATGTGATTTGTGAGACTGAAGTTATCTTGTGTAATTGGGTCATGAACACAGCGCGCGAAGACGGCATTAGATTACATGAGGGTTTGTTACTCAATCTGGATGGTTCTGAGAGAATGAATGGCTATGAAGCAAAGATTTTGGATGTTGTGGCCGGGGGAGCCGGTCCCTATGACCTGGTAAGTACCCGACCTTGCCCCACGGGGGTACGAGCTTTGCGGCCCGCAGCCAGGGGACGGGTGATACTCCTCTGGAGGtttttgggatgggataCAAGGCAGCTAGAATATTTTCAAgacatgtgtgtgtgtgtgtgtgtgtgtgtcacTCATTATATCCGAGGTGCTTGCCTTTTGGATTCTCATGGCCGGAAGCGGACCCTGTTTGATTCACATCTTGACCCCCCTCCCTGAGAGAAGAAATGGCCCGCGTTGCCCCGAAGGTTGTGCTGGCCGCCAAACAGCGGTACAATTCCACCCGCCGACTTCGGAAGGCGGGGTCGGGGGGTTGGAATTGGCGATCAAGCTTTGGGGAGTTCCAAGTCAAAAGGGGGCTGCTCGAACATCAACCTGCTTTAGGATGATTTTTCCTCTGAAAGTTTTATTTTATCTATTTTTGCTGTTTGGGTCTGTTGACAGTTGATTCAACCTAATCTACGTCATAGCTGTTCTTGGGCTCTCTATAcaccttttttttgctgCGCCCAAAACCCCGACGTTATCCGACCCCGCTTCTTTTTCCCAGCTTTGAAAGTTTAAGGAAGAATAAAAATGGCGACTCACAAtattgttgtttttgggggtgatCACTGCGGTCCGGAGGTATGGTTTTGATTTTGGAAGGGAGAAGGGAGTGGATGACTTGCTGACGAGGGGAAATAGGTTGTTGCCGAGGCTGTCAAGGTCCTCAAGGCGATTGAGACAAATGTGCCGAGCGCGGGCAAGTTTAACTTGCAGGAGCACTTGTTGGGTGGTGTAAGTTATTTTTCTCTTGATTCTTGATGCTaaaggggggttggaaaggggagTAGTGCGGTGTAAGGGAGAGCTCCGCGGTGAGTTCAGGTGAAGCTGTCAAGAGCTCGAGGCTTGAGGTTGAAGCTGGCGGAAAGATAGGGTGGAGAGTTGTTATGCGTTCAAACGCTGTGCCAGGAGGATGACCTAGGAGCGCAATCCTGGGAGCTTTCAAGCTATCACCATTGCGAGAGTCATAGCTCCAGCCAGCTAATCCACTTCCCTCCAggcctccatcaccgcccacAACAGCGCCCTGACCGACgaagccctcgccgccgccaaggccgccgatgccatcctcctcggcgccaTCGGTGGTCCCGAATGGGGcccttcctcccccgtccGTCCCGAAGAGGGTATCCTCAAGCTCCGCAAGGAGCTCGGCACCTACGGCAACCTCCGCCCATGCAACTTCGCCTCCGAGTCCCTCGTCGATTCCTCCCCTCTCAAAGCCGAGGTCTGCCGCGGCACTgacttcatcgtcgtccgcGAGTTGACCGGCGGTATCTACTTTGGTGACCGCAAGGAGGACGACGGTTCCGGTTTCGCCATGGACACCGAGCCCTACTCCCGCCCCGAGATTGAGCGCATCGCCCGTCTGGCTGGTTTCTTGGCTCTGGGCCAGAACCCCCCGGCCAAGGTCTGGAGTTTGGACAAGGCCAACGTTCTGGCCACGAGCAGACTGTGGAGAAAGGTTGTGACGGAGGTGTTTGAGAAGGAGTTCCCTCAGCTGTCGGTGAACCACCAGCTGATTGACTCTGCGGCTATGTTGATGGTCAAGAACCCGAGGGCGCTGAACGGTGTGGTGATCACCAGCAACTTGTTTGGTGATATTATTAGCGATGAGGCGTCGGTTATTCCGGGGTCGATTGGGCTTTTGCCTAGTGCTTCGTTGGGTGGTATTCCTGATGGGAAGGGCAAGTGCAATGGTATTTATGAGCCTATTCACGGTAAGTTCTCTTCATTCCTCCTTTTTATGTCGCTGCTTGCTGACGAGTGCCTTGTTAGGCTCTGCTCCCGACATCTCTGGCAAGGGCATTGTCAACCCAGTTggcaccatcctctccgtTGCCATGATGCTCAAGTACTCTCTCAACCTGCCCAaagaggctgctgctgttgaagcTGCTGTTAAGCTGGCTATCGACAACGGTGTCCGCACCAAGGATCTGGGTGGCTCGGCTAGCACAACTGACATGGGTGATGCCGTTGTTGCTGAGCTCGTCAAACTCCTCAAGGCTTAGAGAGCTCATAGGATAAAAATGGAGTAAAATAATGAAAATCCATCCTCAGAAACCAGTCAGCAGTCCATCGGTCGTGTATGCTCCCATTGTATACCTGGCTAACAAAAAGGGCTCTCAACAGCCAGGTATGCCCCCAATATCGGGAAACCAGCCTACCTCTCGAGTACACTCACTCCAAGTTTCCATGGAAGCATGCCCCACGTCGATCCCGAAGTTTGGCGTGCCCCACACTTGTCAAAAACCTAAAGTGGAACTCCCGAAATGCGGGCCGGACTCGGGAAGCCAAGGGCAGCCAAGAAGGGCTTGGCGCTTGCTCCCAAGTCCCCGTCATCGGCAGCCTTACCGAGCCGACGGCAACGTCTCATCAGGGGCAAGTGCTTCTCCATTCATGCGGGCGTTGGATGACTGAATTGAATGAACGTTGTATATATAGCAGCTGTCATTCACTGCAGTCAGTGTCATCAAACTAGGTATTCTCCAATTCGAGAAGCAGTCTCAAGGCCATATACTCTAAACCAATCCCATTGACGTGTGATCCCTCCCCGCACAATGAGTGAGCCAAGGCAGAACAGGTGACCACTTACAAACATCCATTTACGTGGCTCTGCATTTTTTGGAAAGTGGGAAATCACGCATCCATCTTCACTCACTGTCAAGTAGGTAGATATCAATCCATTAATGTTTTCCATCCACTGTGAACCCTTAACATCGCAATCCAATTCGGCATCATGCCGGAAAACTTCTTCACCCgcaactccctccccgaaACTACAGAAAGCCTCCTCTTTGGCACAGCCCTCGCTCGGTTCCCTACCTCTGTGCTCATCGAGCCTGCTGTTCAGGGGTACTGCTCTTACACGcttctcaacaccacccagcaGCTCGTTTTGCAGTTCCGGCCCGAGAAACATGCTATTGATCTTGAGGTTGCAgctttggcgaggggggTCCATGGGGCTTGGGCGCCGGAGACGGAATTTCTTGGAtttgttggggggaaggaggacgggaggatggggttttATTGTCATGGGTTGATTCCTGGGAGGATTTTGGCGGGTTCTAGGacaggggagggaggggttgaggtggatgggttggtgagggagttggcgGAGTTTTTTGCGCAGGCGTATCGTtatggtgggtgtggtggtgaacggagagggaaggttggggggagtttggaggggcggttggtgatgttgagcgAGGGACTCCCTGCTCGTTTCCGACCGTTTGTGTCTCCTGTTCTTGGAGAGCTTGCTGGGATTGTTGAGCTTCCTTGGGTGCTTACACATGGGGATTTTAGCGCGGATAATGTtatggtgaggttggagagcgctgagaaggggaaggaaaggggtaAAGGGAGGTcgaggggtggtgagaagtCGAAGCGGGAGTTTAGGTTGAAGGGTGTGATTGACTGGGCCGAGGCTGAGTTTTTGCCGTTTGGGACGGGGTTGTATGGGTTGGAGAGTGTACTGGGACATCTTGATCGGCTGAACACGTCTaatgaagaagaagtagGAGGCCGGTCTCGATTAAGAGAGATATTCTGGTCTGAGTTAGCAAGTCTGATACCCCAACTGAAGACAGATGAGGAATTCTATGAGAGGGTGAAATTGGCCAGTTTGATGGGCGTGCTATTTTGGCATGGGATAGCATTCGACAACGGGGCACTTGAccgggttgttgaagaggggagggatgatgaagagattGGGCTGTTGGATGAGATTTTGTTTGGTGAGGGGAGT encodes the following:
- a CDS encoding hypothetical protein (EggNog:ENOG503P587; COG:S); its protein translation is MLQQQQRQPHEQLRAKHTPGRRRPKRPGNSPALKNYASENDVPSDACAPVDLGIPLTPQKSVSNSPAPVSSSQAQPNQSGKPKGRTANNKPRPKSGPSTSPVPARHGRNSPPESAPAKAAGLPAAYAGATFHASPAPASLPIPSFLAAKALDSPGIKDTGRVSSEPSPPATDTEASTPRQRIMSAEITREESPLDFFFKAHRAEKESEARRASTANISIPPSSMYSPPAQPQSPLAPRTVPNGIDARRHQRPVYQRNGSSGISTSELDGNPRAPIGPAFSTPYNDRLRAAGRINEKQANSPQRTFHQQQQFAPPQQSSPADATERLKQYLAIGSQPPIKLDFTKASSQPKNQAPPKPITLEYTRSGPAPDIPRQYPVAGYARPEYSRPADLVDAEDHLRRVLKIDGLNLGGARLPTNYQSS
- the LEU2 gene encoding 3-isopropylmalate dehydrogenase (COG:E; EggNog:ENOG503NUBD) is translated as MATHNIVVFGGDHCGPEVVAEAVKVLKAIETNVPSAGKFNLQEHLLGGASITAHNSALTDEALAAAKAADAILLGAIGGPEWGPSSPVRPEEGILKLRKELGTYGNLRPCNFASESLVDSSPLKAEVCRGTDFIVVRELTGGIYFGDRKEDDGSGFAMDTEPYSRPEIERIARLAGFLALGQNPPAKVWSLDKANVLATSRLWRKVVTEVFEKEFPQLSVNHQLIDSAAMLMVKNPRALNGVVITSNLFGDIISDEASVIPGSIGLLPSASLGGIPDGKGKCNGIYEPIHGSAPDISGKGIVNPVGTILSVAMMLKYSLNLPKEAAAVEAAVKLAIDNGVRTKDLGGSASTTDMGDAVVAELVKLLKA
- a CDS encoding hypothetical protein (EggNog:ENOG503P3K3; COG:S), whose product is MPENFFTRNSLPETTESLLFGTALARFPTSVLIEPAVQGYCSYTLLNTTQQLVLQFRPEKHAIDLEVAALARGVHGAWAPETEFLGFVGGKEDGRMGFYCHGLIPGRILAGSRTGEGGVEVDGLVRELAEFFAQAYRYGGCGGERRGKVGGSLEGRLVMLSEGLPARFRPFVSPVLGELAGIVELPWVLTHGDFSADNVMVRLESAEKGKERGKGRSRGGEKSKREFRLKGVIDWAEAEFLPFGTGLYGLESVLGHLDRLNTSNEEEVGGRSRLREIFWSELASLIPQLKTDEEFYERVKLASLMGVLFWHGIAFDNGALDRVVEEGRDDEEIGLLDEILFGEGSEDFAELKSKRVENSKK